The proteins below are encoded in one region of Aphis gossypii isolate Hap1 unplaced genomic scaffold, ASM2018417v2 Contig00981, whole genome shotgun sequence:
- the LOC126555663 gene encoding uncharacterized protein LOC126555663 produces MTAIDERILSQIGRRGTGFIQDKSWCSDIVGGSHMSEIEEIEDGPKEKNIDMTESDILVVGPEDCYQEYFPENEHQVLFDYTEKDMGNKIENQSFTGDNLSAASVSWAKYTPSMLKQPKANALCTTNQNTNANDEGHTKKRKQLQDKLTLWAKNKVTLTNQRSELEKCQLEFQQELWKKKLQTEDLLKKEIENRIQFAAEEHAAKMAKFQAETELLKIQKTVILKDALL; encoded by the exons atgaCTGCAATTGATGAGAGAATTTTATCTCAAATTGGTAGAAGAGGTACTGGATTCATTCAAGATAAAAGTTGGTGTAGTgacatag ttgGAGGTAGTCATATGTCAGAAATAGAAGAAATTGAAGATGgcccaaaagaaaaaaatattgatatgacTGAGTCAGATATCCTAGTAGTAGGCCCAGAAGACTGTTACCAAGAATATTTCCCtgaaaatg AGCACCAAGTTTTATTCGATTATACAGAGAAAGATATGggcaataaaattgaaaatcaaagttTTACTGGTGATAATTTATCTGCAGCATCTG TATCTTGGGCTAAGTATACACCATCAATGTTGAAGCAACCTAAAGCAAATGCTTTATGTACAACCAATCAAAATACTAATGCTAATGATGAAG GTCACACCAAAAAACGTAAACAATTACAAGATAAATTGACATTATGGGCTAAGAATAAAGTGACCTTAACAAACCAGCGAAGTGAACTTGAAAAATGTCAATTGGAATTTCAACAAGAACTTTGGAAGAAGAAATTGCAAACAGAAGACTtacttaaaaaagaaatagaaaatagaatACAATTTGCAGCAGAAGAACATGCTGCTAAAATGGCAAAGTTTCAGGCAGAaacagaattattaaaaatacaaaaaactgtTATATTGAAAGatgctttattataa